In Populus alba chromosome 1, ASM523922v2, whole genome shotgun sequence, a single window of DNA contains:
- the LOC118046997 gene encoding aluminum-activated malate transporter 2: protein MEVGYGSGDKTGFFTQGRRSLEALIVQFKVKTVELARNIKKLGQDDPRRVIHSLKVGLALTLVSTFYYCQPLYSNFDETAIWAIMTVVVVFEFSVGATLGKGLNRGMATLMAGGLGIGAHHLANLSGHIGEPILLGFFVFLQATISTFLRFFPTLKARYDYGLLIFILTFSMISVSGYRDDEILEIAHRRLSTICIGGATCVIISIVIFPVWAGEDLHNLIALNIEKLGNFLEGFGDEYFKRTGREECNEDKKILEGYKSFLNSKTSEASLANFASWEPGHGRFPFRHPWKLYLKVGTLARECAYRIEALNGCLNADIQVSSEVSTIIQEACTTMSLESGKALKELALAIKIMVPPSSADPHIENAKSAAKNIKSLLKSGIWEDIDLLKVIPGVTVCSILVDVVTRTEEIAASIHELASKAQFKSAESPLSEQIQSVKSAPMVNCSHVITVSESTLAVSQSESSSAPKDSKQSMEV from the exons ATGGAAGTTGGGTATGGAAGCGGTGACAAAACTGGGTTTTTCACTCAAGGACGAAGGTCGCTCGAGGCCTTGATTGTGCAGTTCAAAGTTAAGACGGTTGAATTGGCTAGGAACATAAAGAAGCTTGGACAAGATGATCCAAGAAGAGTTATTCATTCACTAAAAGTAGGACTTGCACTTACATTGGTATCAACGTTCTACTACTGTCAGCCACTTTACAGTAATTTTGATGAAACTGCAATATGGGCTATTATgactgttgttgttgtctttgaATTCTCTGTGG GGGCTACTCTTGGAAAAGGATTAAATAGAGGAATGGCAACGCTAATGGCTGGTGGACTAGGTATTGGAGCACATCACCTAGCAAACCTCTCTGGACATATTGGAGAACCCATACTACTTGGGTTCTTTGTCTTTCTACAAG CTACAATATCAACATTTTTAAGGTTCTTTCCGACACTAAAAGCAAGATATGATTATGGtcttttaatattcatattgaCCTTCTCTATGATATCGGTATCTGGTTATCGAGACGATGAAATATTAGAGATAGCACATAGAAGATTATCAACCATATGCATAGGTGGTGCTACTTGTGTCATCATTTCTATTGTGATTTTCCCTGTGTGGGCTGGTGAAGATCTTCACAATCTGATTGCTCTCAACATTGAAAAGCTCGGCAACTTCTTAGAAG GATTTGGTGATGAATACTTCAAAAGAACAGGGCGTGAAGAGTGTAATGAGGACAAGAAAATTTTGGAAGGATACAAAAGTTTTCTCAATTCAAAAACTAGTGAAGCATCCTTG GCTAATTTTGCATCATGGGAGCCAGGTCATGGTCGGTTCCCATTTCGACATCCATGGAAACTATACCTGAAAGTTGGGACTCTGGCTCGAGAATGTGCCTACCGAATTGAAGCATTGAATGGATGCTTAAATGCTGACATTCAG GTATCATCAGAAGTTAGTACCATAATTCAGGAAGCATGCACAACTATGAGCTTAGAATCTGGAAAAGCACTAAAGGAACTTGCATtggcaatcaaaataatggtGCCGCCATCTTCTGCAGATCCCCACATTGAAAATGCAAAATCTGCTGCCAAAAATATCAAATCCTTACTCAAATCAGGCATATGGGAAGACATTGACCTGCTGAAAGTTATACCAGGGGTTACAGTGTGTTCAATACTTGTTGATGTGGTCACACGCACTGAAGAAATTGCTGCATCCATACATGAACTTGCCTCCAAAGCCCAGTTTAAGAGTGCAGAGTCTCCTTTATCAGAACAAATTCAGAGTGTAAAATCTGCTCCGATGGTCAATTGCTCCCATGTCATCACTGTCAGTGAATCAACTCTTGCTGTTTCACAAAGTGAGAGTTCTTCAGCACCGAAGGATAGCAAGCAAAGTATGGAAGTGTAA